From a single Pseudophryne corroboree isolate aPseCor3 chromosome 6, aPseCor3.hap2, whole genome shotgun sequence genomic region:
- the CDPF1 gene encoding cysteine-rich DPF motif domain-containing protein 1, translated as MDLDEPHPPKGIFECQLCSLSVPYTYFGHKPPNTKSVILLEECYITMDPFTPDKEKFLILGSPCSLCKKVVCVDTECSLFYSKRFCLPCVTKNRDAFPEEIQQDLDKRKAKRQ; from the exons ATGGACcttgatgaaccccatcctccgaaAGGAATATTTGAGTGTCAACTTTGCAGCTTATCCGTCCCGTATACTTACTTTGGCCATAAGCCTCCAAACACGAAGTCTGTTAT TCTCCTTGAGGAGTGCTACATAACGATGGATCCCTTCACACCCGACAAAGAGAAATTCCTCATCCTCGGCTCACCGTGCAGTTTGTGTAAGAAGGTGGTCTGCGTTGATACG GAATGCAGCCTCTTCTACTCCAAGCGATTCTGCCTGCCCTGTGTCACCAAGAACAGAGACGCTTTCCCAGAGGAAATCCAACAGGACTtggacaagaggaaagccaagagaCAGTGA